Proteins from one Monodelphis domestica isolate mMonDom1 chromosome 6, mMonDom1.pri, whole genome shotgun sequence genomic window:
- the PRPF19 gene encoding pre-mRNA-processing factor 19, translating to MSLICSISNEVPEHPCVSPVSNHVYERRLIEKYIAENGTDPINNQPLSEEQLIDIKVAHPIRPKPPSATSIPAILKALQDEWDAVMLHSFTLRQQLQTTRQELSHALYQHDAACRVIARLTKEVTAAREALATLKPQAGLIVPQAVPSSQPSVVGAGEPMDLGELVGMTPEIIQKLQDKATVLTTERKKRGKTVPEELVKPEELSKYRQVASHVGLHSASIPGILALDLCPSDTNKILTGGADKNVVVFDKSSEQILATLKGHAKKVTSVVFHPSQDLVFSASPDATIRIWSVPNASCVQVVRAHESAVTGLSLHATGDYLLSSSDDQYWAFSDIQTGRVLTKVTDETSGCALTCAQFHPDGLIFGTGTMDSQIKIWDLKERTNVANFPGHSGPITSIAFSENGYYLATAADDSSVKLWDLRKLKNFKTLQLDNNFEVKSLIFDQSGTYLALGGTDVQIYICKQWTEILHFTEHSGLTTGVAFGHHAKFIASTGMDRSLKFYSL from the exons TCTCCAACGAGGTGCCTGAGCATCCTTGTGTATCCCCTGTGTCCAACCATGTGTATGAGCGGAGGCTGATTGAGAAGTATATTGCAGAGAATGGCACCGACCCCATCAATAACCAGCCTCTGTCTGAGGAGCAGCTCATTGACATCAAAG TTGCCCACCCAATCCGGCCCAAGCCTCCATCTGCCACGAGTATCCCGGCCATCCTGAAAGCCCTCCAAGATGAATGG GATGCAGTCATGCTCCACAGCTTTACCCTGCGCCAGCAGCTGCAGACCACCCGCCAGGAGCTGTCACACGCACTGTACCAGCATGATGCCGCTTGTCGTGTCATTGCCCGTCTCACGAAGGAGGTCACTGCTGCACGAGAAGCTCTGGCCACGCTGAAGCCCCAGGCTGGTCTCATTGTCCCTCAGGCTGTGCCAAGCTCCCAACCCAGTGTTGTG gGTGCTGGTGAGCCAATGGATTTGGGAGAGCTGGTTGGAATGACTCCCGAAATTATCCAAAAG CTTCAAGACAAAGCAACCGTGCTCACCACAGAGCGTAAAAAG AGGGGGAAGACAGTACCGGAGGAGCTCGTGAAGCCAGAAGAGCTTAGCAAGTACCGGCAGGTGGCATCCCACGTG ggGCTACATAGTGCCAGCATTCCAGGAATTCTTGCCTTGGACCTCTGCCCCTCGGATACCAACAAGATCCTCACCG GAGGAGCAGATAAAAATGTTGTCGTCTTTGATAAGAGCTCAGAGCAGATCCTGGCCACGCTCAAAGGCCACGCGAAGAAGGTTACCAGTGTGGTGTTCCATCCATCCCAG GATCTGGTGTTTTCTGCTTCCCCAGATGCCACCATCCGAATTTGGTCGGTCCCCAATGCCTCTTGTGTGCAAGTTGTCCGGGCCCACGAGAGTGCCGTGACTGGCCTCAGTCTCCACGCCACGGGTGATTATCTCCTGAGCTCCTCCGATGATCAG TACTGGGCCTTCTCCGACATCCAGACAGGACGAGTGCTCACCAAGGTCACAGATGAGACTTCGGGATGCG CTCTCACCTGCGCTCAGTTCCATCCTGATGGGCTCATTTTTGGGACTGGGACCATGGACTCTCAGATCAAGATCTGGGACCTGAAG GAGCGGACCAACGTGGCCAACTTCCCCGGACACTCTGGCCCCATCACCAGCATTGCCTTCTCGGAGAATGGCTATTATTTGGCCACTGCGGCTGACGATTCCTCTGTCAAACTCTGGGATCTTCGCAAACTCAAAAATTTCAAGACGTTGCAGCTAGACAACAACTTTGAG GTGAAGTCACTCATCTTCGACCAGAGTGGCACGTACCTGGCCCTCGGGGGCACCGACGTGCAAATCTACATCTGCAAACAGTGGACAgaaatcctccactttacag aGCACAGCGGCTTGACCACAGGGGTGGCCTTTGGGCACCACGCCAAGTTCATAGCTTCGACCGGGATGGACAGGAGTCTCAAGTTCTACAGCCTGTAG
- the ZP1 gene encoding zona pellucida sperm-binding protein 1 isoform X3, protein MGWGGCWPFLLLWALGLGLGRTLQHEYACGAYSMQLLVFPRPGRSVRFKVVDEFGTRFEVTNCSVCLHWIASEPPGPAVFSANYQGCHVLRKGRQYHLQVFVEELLDSAVADAQAVTLICPKPEAAQPRLSAPPPLSARPRPSLSAPPPRPSLPARPRPPLSAQPPRSTRPPRSTRPPPPPSAQPSPHSWGPDWKHQPLPPVTVRFPRGPPSGAPAGSRVSPSPPGECRFSAGRIPCAEGRTAEACVRAGCCHDASDAEVPCFYGDAATVQCSQDGLFVLVVSRNTSAEKRVSLENIELGYAPGGCPPTQRTADFVVFRFPVTQCGTTIQVINHQLVYENQLVSDIAVQKGPDGVITRDSTFLLHARCIFNVSDFLPLQIEAFRVPPPAPVVQSGPLHLELRIAKDQKYGSYYDSKDFPISKTLREPTYVEVRLLRRTDPNLVLVLHHCWATPSTHPFEEPQWPLLLDGCPFAGDGYKTKLAPEGNTSEPPFPTHYQRFIVATFTFVDSVSQRALSGPVYFFCSASACYPSETETCRAVCHSGATKRRRFVDGHIEMEGARDIVGSPGPVGLGASQEPKIILTKEPNSLDGSVVLRPSILETLLLEGSSWNAMLKPLLWVSLSLAGITIFLVAAALFGRTQKLCKGSGEYKQAQ, encoded by the exons ATGGGCTGGGGAGGCTGCTGGCCGTTCCTGCTCCTCTGGGCTCTGGGCCTCGGCCTGGGCCGGACTCTGCAGCACGAGTACGCGTGCGGCGCCTACAGCATGCAGCTGCTCGTCTTCCCCCGGCCAGGCCGCAGCGTCCGCTTCAAGGTGGTGG ATGAGTTCGGGACCCGGTTTGAAGTGACCAACTGTTCCGTCTGCCTCCACTGGATCGCCTCGGAGCCCCCCGGGCCGGCCGTCTTCTCGGCCAACTACCAGGGCTGCCATGTGCTGAGGAAG ggcCGCCAATACCACCTCCAAGTGTTTGTAGAAGAGCTGCTGGACTCTGCTGTGGCGGATGCTCAAGCTGTGACCCTGATCTGCCCCAAGCCTGAGGCTGCCCAGCCTCGCCTCTctgccccccctcccctctctgcccGGCCTCGGCCTTCCCTCTCTGCCCCCCCGCCTCGGCCTTCCCTCCCTGCCCGGCCTCGGCCTCCCCTCTCTGCCCAGCCTCCGCGCTCTACCCGGCCTCCGCGCTCTACccggcctcctcctcctccctctgcccAGCCCAGTCCTCACTCTTGGGGCCCAGACTGGAAACACCAGCCTCTCCCACCTGTTACGGTTCGCTTCCCCCGGGGCCCCCCCAGTGGGGCTCCAGCGGGCTCTCGGGTCTCTCCATCTCCCCCAG GAGAATGCCGGTTCTCCGCTGGCCGCATCCCCTGTGCAGAAGGCAGGACCGCAGAAGCCTGTGTCCGGGCTGGCTGCTGCCATGACGCCTCGGATGCGGAGGTTCCGTGTTTCTACGGTGACGCAG CCACCGTCCAGTGTTCCCAAGACGGCCTCTTTGTCCTGGTGGTCTCCCGGAACACCAGCGCTGAGAAGCGGGTCAGTCTGGAGAACATCGAGCTGGGCTACGCGCCGGGCGGCTGCCCCCCGACCCAGAGGACGGCAGACTTTGTGGTCTTCCGCTTCCCCGTCACCCAGTGTGGCACCACCATCCAG GTGATCAACCACCAGCTCGTCTATGAGAATCAGCTGGTGTCGGACATCGCTGTCCAGAAGGGGCCGGACGGCGTCATCACTCGGGACAGCACCTTCCT CCTCCACGCACGCTGCATCTTCAATGTCAGCGACTTCCTGCCCCTCCAGATCGAGGCTTTCCGAGTGCCACCACCCGCTCCCGTGGTCCAGTCTGGCCCCTTGCACCTGGAGCTCCGCATCGCCAAAG atcAGAAATACGGCTCCTACTATGACTCAAAGGACTTCCCCATTTCCAAGACGCTCCGGGAACCCACGTATGTGGAAGTGAGACTTCTCAGGAGGACAGACCCCAACCTGGTGCTGGTTCTGCATCACTGCTGGGCAACCCCCAGCACCCATCCCTTCGAGGAGCCTCAGTGGCCTCTCCTCCTTGACGG ATGCCCGTTTGCTGGAGACGGCTACAAGACCAAGCTGGCGCCTGAAGGGAATACGTCGGAGCCCCCTTTCCCAACTCATTATCAGCGTTTCATCGTGGCCACGTTCACCTTTGTCGACTCGGTCTCCCAGAGGGCTCTCAGTGGACCG GTTTACTTCTTCTGTAGTGCCTCTGCTTGCTATCCCTCTGAGACAGAGACGTGCAGGGCCGTGTGTCACTCGGGGGCTACGA AGCGGAGGCGCTTTGTAGATGGCCACATTGAGATGGAAGGAGCCCGGGACATTGTGGGTTCTCCTGGCCCAGTAGGATTGGGGGCTTCTCAAGAACCGAAGATTATCCTAACAAAAG AGCCCAACTCGCTGGATGGATCTGTCGTCTTGCGGCCCAGCATCCTGGAGACCCTCCTTCTAGAAGGATCCTCCTGGAACGCGATGCTGAAACCTTTGCTGTGGGTGAGCCTCTCCCTGGCGGGCATCACCATCTTCCTAGTGGCGGCTGCTCTCTTTGGAAGGACCCAGAAGCTTTGCAAGGGGAGCGGGGAATACAAACAAGCTCAATAA
- the ZP1 gene encoding zona pellucida sperm-binding protein 1 isoform X2, whose translation MGWGGCWPFLLLWALGLGLGRTLQHEYACGAYSMQLLVFPRPGRSVRFKVVDEFGTRFEVTNCSVCLHWIASEPPGPAVFSANYQGCHVLRKGRQYHLQVFVEELLDSAVADAQAVTLICPKPEAAQPRLSAPPPLSARPRPSLSAPPPRPSLPARPRPPLSAQPPRSTRPPRSTRPPPPPSAQPSPHSWGPDWKHQPLPPVTVRFPRGPPSGAPAGSRVSPSPPEAKPAGTPLEGFQPGSRVPPGECRFSAGRIPCAEGRTAEACVRAGCCHDASDAEVPCFYGDAATVQCSQDGLFVLVVSRNTSAEKRVSLENIELGYAPGGCPPTQRTADFVVFRFPVTQCGTTIQVINHQLVYENQLVSDIAVQKGPDGVITRDSTFLLHARCIFNVSDFLPLQIEAFRVPPPAPVVQSGPLHLELRIAKDQKYGSYYDSKDFPISKTLREPTYVEVRLLRRTDPNLVLVLHHCWATPSTHPFEEPQWPLLLDGCPFAGDGYKTKLAPEGNTSEPPFPTHYQRFIVATFTFVDSVSQRALSGPVYFFCSASACYPSETETCRAVCHSGATKRRRFVDGHIEMEGARDIVGSPGPVGLGASQEPKIILTKEPNSLDGSVVLRPSILETLLLEGSSWNAMLKPLLWVSLSLAGITIFLVAAALFGRTQKLCKGSGEYKQAQ comes from the exons ATGGGCTGGGGAGGCTGCTGGCCGTTCCTGCTCCTCTGGGCTCTGGGCCTCGGCCTGGGCCGGACTCTGCAGCACGAGTACGCGTGCGGCGCCTACAGCATGCAGCTGCTCGTCTTCCCCCGGCCAGGCCGCAGCGTCCGCTTCAAGGTGGTGG ATGAGTTCGGGACCCGGTTTGAAGTGACCAACTGTTCCGTCTGCCTCCACTGGATCGCCTCGGAGCCCCCCGGGCCGGCCGTCTTCTCGGCCAACTACCAGGGCTGCCATGTGCTGAGGAAG ggcCGCCAATACCACCTCCAAGTGTTTGTAGAAGAGCTGCTGGACTCTGCTGTGGCGGATGCTCAAGCTGTGACCCTGATCTGCCCCAAGCCTGAGGCTGCCCAGCCTCGCCTCTctgccccccctcccctctctgcccGGCCTCGGCCTTCCCTCTCTGCCCCCCCGCCTCGGCCTTCCCTCCCTGCCCGGCCTCGGCCTCCCCTCTCTGCCCAGCCTCCGCGCTCTACCCGGCCTCCGCGCTCTACccggcctcctcctcctccctctgcccAGCCCAGTCCTCACTCTTGGGGCCCAGACTGGAAACACCAGCCTCTCCCACCTGTTACGGTTCGCTTCCCCCGGGGCCCCCCCAGTGGGGCTCCAGCGGGCTCTCGGGTCTCTCCATCTCCCCCAG AAGCCAAGCCTGCGGGTACGCCCTTGGAGGGGTTCCAGCCTGGGTCCCGTGTCCCCCCAGGAGAATGCCGGTTCTCCGCTGGCCGCATCCCCTGTGCAGAAGGCAGGACCGCAGAAGCCTGTGTCCGGGCTGGCTGCTGCCATGACGCCTCGGATGCGGAGGTTCCGTGTTTCTACGGTGACGCAG CCACCGTCCAGTGTTCCCAAGACGGCCTCTTTGTCCTGGTGGTCTCCCGGAACACCAGCGCTGAGAAGCGGGTCAGTCTGGAGAACATCGAGCTGGGCTACGCGCCGGGCGGCTGCCCCCCGACCCAGAGGACGGCAGACTTTGTGGTCTTCCGCTTCCCCGTCACCCAGTGTGGCACCACCATCCAG GTGATCAACCACCAGCTCGTCTATGAGAATCAGCTGGTGTCGGACATCGCTGTCCAGAAGGGGCCGGACGGCGTCATCACTCGGGACAGCACCTTCCT CCTCCACGCACGCTGCATCTTCAATGTCAGCGACTTCCTGCCCCTCCAGATCGAGGCTTTCCGAGTGCCACCACCCGCTCCCGTGGTCCAGTCTGGCCCCTTGCACCTGGAGCTCCGCATCGCCAAAG atcAGAAATACGGCTCCTACTATGACTCAAAGGACTTCCCCATTTCCAAGACGCTCCGGGAACCCACGTATGTGGAAGTGAGACTTCTCAGGAGGACAGACCCCAACCTGGTGCTGGTTCTGCATCACTGCTGGGCAACCCCCAGCACCCATCCCTTCGAGGAGCCTCAGTGGCCTCTCCTCCTTGACGG ATGCCCGTTTGCTGGAGACGGCTACAAGACCAAGCTGGCGCCTGAAGGGAATACGTCGGAGCCCCCTTTCCCAACTCATTATCAGCGTTTCATCGTGGCCACGTTCACCTTTGTCGACTCGGTCTCCCAGAGGGCTCTCAGTGGACCG GTTTACTTCTTCTGTAGTGCCTCTGCTTGCTATCCCTCTGAGACAGAGACGTGCAGGGCCGTGTGTCACTCGGGGGCTACGA AGCGGAGGCGCTTTGTAGATGGCCACATTGAGATGGAAGGAGCCCGGGACATTGTGGGTTCTCCTGGCCCAGTAGGATTGGGGGCTTCTCAAGAACCGAAGATTATCCTAACAAAAG AGCCCAACTCGCTGGATGGATCTGTCGTCTTGCGGCCCAGCATCCTGGAGACCCTCCTTCTAGAAGGATCCTCCTGGAACGCGATGCTGAAACCTTTGCTGTGGGTGAGCCTCTCCCTGGCGGGCATCACCATCTTCCTAGTGGCGGCTGCTCTCTTTGGAAGGACCCAGAAGCTTTGCAAGGGGAGCGGGGAATACAAACAAGCTCAATAA
- the ZP1 gene encoding zona pellucida sperm-binding protein 1 isoform X1, whose translation MGWGGCWPFLLLWALGLGLGRTLQHEYACGAYSMQLLVFPRPGRSVRFKVVDEFGTRFEVTNCSVCLHWIASEPPGPAVFSANYQGCHVLRKGRQYHLQVFVEELLDSAVADAQAVTLICPKPEAAQPRLSAPPPLSARPRPSLSAPPPRPSLPARPRPPLSAQPPRSTRPPRSTRPPPPPSAQPSPHSWGPDWKHQPLPPVTVRFPRGPPSGAPAGSRVSPSPPGAEAKPAGTPLEGFQPGSRVPPGECRFSAGRIPCAEGRTAEACVRAGCCHDASDAEVPCFYGDAATVQCSQDGLFVLVVSRNTSAEKRVSLENIELGYAPGGCPPTQRTADFVVFRFPVTQCGTTIQVINHQLVYENQLVSDIAVQKGPDGVITRDSTFLLHARCIFNVSDFLPLQIEAFRVPPPAPVVQSGPLHLELRIAKDQKYGSYYDSKDFPISKTLREPTYVEVRLLRRTDPNLVLVLHHCWATPSTHPFEEPQWPLLLDGCPFAGDGYKTKLAPEGNTSEPPFPTHYQRFIVATFTFVDSVSQRALSGPVYFFCSASACYPSETETCRAVCHSGATKRRRFVDGHIEMEGARDIVGSPGPVGLGASQEPKIILTKEPNSLDGSVVLRPSILETLLLEGSSWNAMLKPLLWVSLSLAGITIFLVAAALFGRTQKLCKGSGEYKQAQ comes from the exons ATGGGCTGGGGAGGCTGCTGGCCGTTCCTGCTCCTCTGGGCTCTGGGCCTCGGCCTGGGCCGGACTCTGCAGCACGAGTACGCGTGCGGCGCCTACAGCATGCAGCTGCTCGTCTTCCCCCGGCCAGGCCGCAGCGTCCGCTTCAAGGTGGTGG ATGAGTTCGGGACCCGGTTTGAAGTGACCAACTGTTCCGTCTGCCTCCACTGGATCGCCTCGGAGCCCCCCGGGCCGGCCGTCTTCTCGGCCAACTACCAGGGCTGCCATGTGCTGAGGAAG ggcCGCCAATACCACCTCCAAGTGTTTGTAGAAGAGCTGCTGGACTCTGCTGTGGCGGATGCTCAAGCTGTGACCCTGATCTGCCCCAAGCCTGAGGCTGCCCAGCCTCGCCTCTctgccccccctcccctctctgcccGGCCTCGGCCTTCCCTCTCTGCCCCCCCGCCTCGGCCTTCCCTCCCTGCCCGGCCTCGGCCTCCCCTCTCTGCCCAGCCTCCGCGCTCTACCCGGCCTCCGCGCTCTACccggcctcctcctcctccctctgcccAGCCCAGTCCTCACTCTTGGGGCCCAGACTGGAAACACCAGCCTCTCCCACCTGTTACGGTTCGCTTCCCCCGGGGCCCCCCCAGTGGGGCTCCAGCGGGCTCTCGGGTCTCTCCATCTCCCCCAG GAGCAGAAGCCAAGCCTGCGGGTACGCCCTTGGAGGGGTTCCAGCCTGGGTCCCGTGTCCCCCCAGGAGAATGCCGGTTCTCCGCTGGCCGCATCCCCTGTGCAGAAGGCAGGACCGCAGAAGCCTGTGTCCGGGCTGGCTGCTGCCATGACGCCTCGGATGCGGAGGTTCCGTGTTTCTACGGTGACGCAG CCACCGTCCAGTGTTCCCAAGACGGCCTCTTTGTCCTGGTGGTCTCCCGGAACACCAGCGCTGAGAAGCGGGTCAGTCTGGAGAACATCGAGCTGGGCTACGCGCCGGGCGGCTGCCCCCCGACCCAGAGGACGGCAGACTTTGTGGTCTTCCGCTTCCCCGTCACCCAGTGTGGCACCACCATCCAG GTGATCAACCACCAGCTCGTCTATGAGAATCAGCTGGTGTCGGACATCGCTGTCCAGAAGGGGCCGGACGGCGTCATCACTCGGGACAGCACCTTCCT CCTCCACGCACGCTGCATCTTCAATGTCAGCGACTTCCTGCCCCTCCAGATCGAGGCTTTCCGAGTGCCACCACCCGCTCCCGTGGTCCAGTCTGGCCCCTTGCACCTGGAGCTCCGCATCGCCAAAG atcAGAAATACGGCTCCTACTATGACTCAAAGGACTTCCCCATTTCCAAGACGCTCCGGGAACCCACGTATGTGGAAGTGAGACTTCTCAGGAGGACAGACCCCAACCTGGTGCTGGTTCTGCATCACTGCTGGGCAACCCCCAGCACCCATCCCTTCGAGGAGCCTCAGTGGCCTCTCCTCCTTGACGG ATGCCCGTTTGCTGGAGACGGCTACAAGACCAAGCTGGCGCCTGAAGGGAATACGTCGGAGCCCCCTTTCCCAACTCATTATCAGCGTTTCATCGTGGCCACGTTCACCTTTGTCGACTCGGTCTCCCAGAGGGCTCTCAGTGGACCG GTTTACTTCTTCTGTAGTGCCTCTGCTTGCTATCCCTCTGAGACAGAGACGTGCAGGGCCGTGTGTCACTCGGGGGCTACGA AGCGGAGGCGCTTTGTAGATGGCCACATTGAGATGGAAGGAGCCCGGGACATTGTGGGTTCTCCTGGCCCAGTAGGATTGGGGGCTTCTCAAGAACCGAAGATTATCCTAACAAAAG AGCCCAACTCGCTGGATGGATCTGTCGTCTTGCGGCCCAGCATCCTGGAGACCCTCCTTCTAGAAGGATCCTCCTGGAACGCGATGCTGAAACCTTTGCTGTGGGTGAGCCTCTCCCTGGCGGGCATCACCATCTTCCTAGTGGCGGCTGCTCTCTTTGGAAGGACCCAGAAGCTTTGCAAGGGGAGCGGGGAATACAAACAAGCTCAATAA